A window of Epinephelus fuscoguttatus linkage group LG24, E.fuscoguttatus.final_Chr_v1 contains these coding sequences:
- the kynu gene encoding kynureninase — protein MDLFTGSTPTETLERVSASLGCSPTSAEVAAYLDKHDKLRHLREKFLVPRIADLPPSDLSLVDGDKECIYLVGNSLGLQPKMAKKYLDEELEKWAKMGVHGHTEGSRPWAWAENNIEELMANVVGAKPEEVALMNGLTVNLHLLLLSFYKPTAARHKILLEDKAFPSDHYAVESQIQLRGFDPQKSMLLLSARLGEETLRTEDILEVIEKEGDSIAVVMFSGVQYYTGQLFDMAAITAAGQRKGCYVGFDCAHAAGNAELKLHDWGVDFACWCSYKYINSGAGGLAGAFIHEKHKDTIKPALMGWWGHDLKTRFQMSNVMELQSGVNGFRLSNQPILLVCPLQASLQVFNMTSMQELRRKSLLLTGYLEYLIRHYYSEDPTQPHKPHVRILTPSDPQQRGCQLSLSFSIPIRKVFQELEKRGVACDMREPSVLRIAPVPLYNSFSDVHRFVETLGAAFTAGSQ, from the exons ATGGACCTGTTCACTGGCTCAACTCCCACAGAAACTCTGGAGCGAGTTTCGGCCTCTCTGGGCTGCAGTCCGACCTCGGCAGAAGTGGCCGCGTACCTCGACAAACACGACAAACTGAGGCATCTCAGGGAGAAATTCCTTGTGCCCAGAATAGCAGATTTGCCTCCCT CTGATCTCTCGCTGGTCGACGGCGACAAGGAGTGCATCTACCTTGTGGGGAACTCGCTGGGGCTCCAGCCCAAGATGGCCAAGAAGTACCTGGACGAGGAGCTGGAGAAGTGGGCCAAGAT GGGCGTCCACGGTCACACCGAAGGCTCTCGGCCTTGGGCGTGGGCTGAAAACAACATAGAGGAGCTCATGGCTAACGTTGTGG GAGCTAAACCTGAGGAGGTGGCACTGATGAACGGCCTGACGGTTAATTTGCACCTCCTGCTG CTGTCCTTCTACAAACCCACCGCAGCTCGCCACAAAATCCTTCTAGAGGACAAAGCCTTTCCGTCAGACCAT TACGCCGTAGAATCTCAGATCCAGCTGCGAGGATTCGACCCTCAGAAGagcatgctgctgctgtcggCCAGACTG GGAGAGGAGACTCTGAGGACTGAGGACATCCTGGAGGTGATCGAGAAGGAGGGCGACTCCATCGCGGTGGTGATGTTCAGCGGAGTTCAGTATTACACCGGGCAGCTGTTCGACATGGCCGCCATCACCGCGGCCGGACAAAGGAAG GGCTGCTATGTTGGTTTTGACTGCGCCCACGCTGCCGGAAACGCCGAGCTGAAACTGCACGACTGGGGCGTCGACTTTGCCTGCTGGTGCTCCTACAAG TATATCAACTCAGGAGCTGGTGGTCTAGCCGGGGCGTTTATCCACGAGAAACATAAAGACACCATCAAACCTGC GCTGATGGGGTGGTGGGGACATGACCTGAAGACTCGGTTCCAGATGAGTAACG tgATGGAGCTGCAGTCTGGAGTGAACGGCTTCAGACTGTCAAACCAGCCCATCCTGCTGGTCTGCCCCCTGCAGGCCAGTTTGCAG GTGTTTAACATGACCAGTATGCAGGAATTGCGCAGGAAGTCCCTCCTGCTGACGGGCTACCTGGAGTATCTGATCCGCCATTATTACAGCGAGGACCCCACGCAGCCTCACAAACCCCACGTGCGCATCCTCACGCCCTCCGACCCTCAGCAGAGAGGCTGTCAGCTCTCACTCTCCTTCTCCATCCCCATCCGAAAGGTGTTCCAGGAGCTGGAGAAGAGGGGGGTCGCT TGTGACATGAGGGAGCCCAGCGTGCTGCGCATCGCTCCAGTGCCGCTCTACAACTCCTTCAGCGACGTCCATCGCTTCGTAGAAACCCTGGGAGCAGCGTTCACTGCCGGCAGCCAATGA